The genomic region CTCATACGCTTTACTTATGTATAGTATACCATACGCTAGTCACAAGTCTAAGTAAATACTTACGTTCTGTGGATAGCACTGTGCATATGTATAGTATGTGTTACGTGGTATACTTTTGTTATGATGCGTCAAGCAATTAAGCGAATGCGTTTTTTGCTCAATGCACGCGAAAAAATTGCGGGTGTTTCTTTTACAGATGGGGCGATATTTTGTGTACTTGAGGGGAACAGAGGAGCAGATGAACCAGCACGCATACTCACACACAAACTCCCTCCCCGAGTCATTATTGATGGCATTGTGATTGACCACAACCTGCTCGCAAGAGAACTTGAACAAGTGCTTCGCGAACTAAACACGCAAGTATCTTTCGTAAATCTTTCCCTCCCCTCTGCACTCATATTTTCAACAATCCTTCATCTCCCCAAAAGCGTAAATAGCGCAAATGATTACAATAAAGCACTTGAGCTCATGCTCGATGTCGAGCTTCCCTGGAAGAGAGAGGCGGCATATACCGACTTCAACATCACCGAAAGTGACGCCGATCTTCGTGCAAATATTTTCTCCATACTACGCTCTGCGGCAGATCCCTACATTCTCGCGGCCGAGCATGCAGGGGTAGAGGTCCTCGCACTGGAATTTGACGCAGCAAGCACTGCACGCCTCATGGAACAGCAAGCGAAGAATACTCTTTCGGTGAGTGCGACAACAACCCATGTTAGTATTTTTGTCACTAAAGACAAAACTGTCCGCTTCCTCTTCACTCTCCCCCTCGAGCGGGTCCCTGATGAGCAAGCAATGCTTCGTGAACTCACACGCGTACGAAACTATTTTGCAACCGAAACAGGAGAGGAAATCAATGACTCCCCCTCGGATGTACCATTAAATGCCTCCGCACGCTCTCTGCTGGGCAAGTTTGAGACTGATATTAGTGTCTACCCTGCCGCAGGCGCAGCGATCCGAAATCCCATTACGACGCAAACAACAAGAGAGCTTTCCTTACTACCTCTTCGTTCTGATGAGCTCTACAATCTCCATCGCATTGCATCAGGCCTACAACTATTACGACAGGCGACTATTGCGACCTGTCTCATCTTGCTTGGTGCAGACATCCTCCTTATGCAAATTCTTGGAGTGGTCTCAAAACAAAGCATCGCCCGCGCAACAAACGCACCTCATATATATTCCAATATTGCAGAAATTGATAAGGAAACTGCAGCACTCGACAATGCATTACTTGCTGCGGATAATATTGGCACTCACATGAAGCGCTACAGTTCCGCACTAGACCTTATCGACCATATTGCTACTGATGGTATTACAATTACTTCAATAACAACAGGCAGCGGAAGCGGACCCATCACCATTTCGGGAACTGCAGCGACACGCAATCAATATAATTTTTTCCGCACGAGCATCGTCGCAACAGAACAGCTTGAAGTGCTCAGCTTCCCACTTGGTGGGCTTGATACCTCGCTCAATATTCCTTTCACGCTCACCGTTAAGATATAGATCACACAACATATCCATGTCATCATTGCTCGACAAAAAAACATTCCGCTTCCGCATCATTCGCGAGTCAACACTAATCCTCGTGATCATTTTGTGTACCTACATTGTCAGCAATCAACTTCGTGATCGCATTGGGCAGATTAACGGGACGATAATTTCAGAAAACAATCTCTATGGGCTCACACAATTTCGTAAGGAAACATTCGATATACTTGGGGAGCATCTTCGTTCAATGAAAGAACTCCGTGAGCAGATCACGCGTGCGCTTCCGCCAACAGAAGATATTCGTGAGTTTCTGAAGATCCTAGAAACCTACGCACTGAAACATGGCGTTGCTGCGACTATCGGCGTTGGTGCAGCAACCATTACAAATATCAAAACAGACAATATCTCCCTTCAAGCAATCACCATACACATTGACGTTACGGGTGAGCTGAGTGCAGTGCGCGCGTATATTCGAGAAATTGAACACCTTCCCTATTTCTTCACCATCACGAACATCGATGAGAAGCGCGATTTGAATCAGCCCGCATTCAGGCATACCATTATTGCGGGCACACTCTGGACGAAGCCCGAACAAACACTCACGCAGCGACAACAATAGCACCACAAATATGCAGCTCAAGGCACCTAAGAACTTAATGCGACTAATCCTTCCTGGATTATTCCTTACCTATATCGCCGCAACCATTCTTGCGTTTCTTCTGCATGCACAATATTTCAACGACGTACTCGCAAAAACATTTGCAGAGCCTTCATTTCCGACACAGGTTGCAGTAAATTTACCACTGCTCAATCGAGTTGCACTCCTCATTCGTCTTGACCAAGATAACATTGACTCGCTGAGTGCCTCTGCAGTCCGCAAGGCAACAACCACTGCATCTACCCCGGAAGAGAGCACGGCCGGCGGGGTGCCAGTAAACGCACCCCCAGGTGCACCTCTTGAAATGACCTCACCATCTTCTACCCTACAGATTAACTCAACGACCTCCACAACATCAGCACCTCGCACAAGACAACCCTAAGTGCCTCAAAGGATGTTGCATGGATGGCGTCATAGCGCGAGTACATACCAAACCGGAAAATAATAGAGCTGAAACAAGCTTTCAGTCATTGCGAACAAAACTTGAGACACCCTGAAAAACAAAAACATACCAAATTGGTATGTTTTTAAATCGCGAAAAACTTTTTCGCATTCATATTGATCTGCCTCCTCATGACCTCCGGATCCTCGCCACGAATACGTGCAATGGCAGCATACACTTCGCGTACATACTTTGACTCATTGCGTTTCCCACGATAGGGCTTTGGTGCAACATAAGGTGCATCAGTCTCTGCGAGAATAGATTCCTTTGGCATATAGCGCACCACTTCATCGTAGTCCGATGAGAACGTCAGGACACCCGTGAATGAACACGTGAAGCCCAGATCAAGAAACTCTTTCGCAATCGCGATGTCACCCGCAAAGAAATGTGCATTTCCACGTATCTCTGGACCCGGTGCACGACTTGCCTCTTTAAGTTGCGCAATGATATCTTCATATGCATCCATCGTTCCCTTCGTTGGCCTTCCGTGGATCATAAGTGGCTTATCCACCGCACGCGCGATATCAATCTGCTCTGCGAAAAGATGATACTGACGGAACTTCTCCTTCTTCTCATCGCCGGACCAGTCGCCTGCTTGTGGCCAGAAATAGTCCAGTCCGCATTCGCCGATAGCAACCACTTCGGGAAGCTTCGCCCATGCGCGGTAGCGGTCATTGTCGAAGATTTCGGGATGACCATCAGAGGGATGCTGCCCGATAACGGCATAGCGCCCCTCCTCGGGATTCGCAAGTGCAATTGCCTTCTCATTCATCACCACATCAGTTCCGATGACGATCGTCGCGATATTGAGCTCCAAAAGCTCCGCCTTCTGCTGTTCGCGGTCACCATCAAACGCCTTATCATTCAAATGCCCATGGGCATCAATATACTCAAACTCCATACCTTCAGCATACCAGAATTCCCCCTCCCCGCCACCTCCCTCAAATAACAATCATAAGGATAGAACGTTTACCGCGACCGCACTAAACGTCCTATTTTATTTTCTTTTTCATCACCCTTAAATCTCATATTCGAGAGCTGTAAAAAATTTTGAATCAAAAACAAATTTCCCTGCTCAATGAACAAAAATTCTAATGCCTAGTTTTATGTAAAATATATTTTCTGATCAATAAAACTAATTACCGTATCTAATACATCATTATTCTATCTACTCAATAACTGCTGCACTATGCGACGGAAACTCCATGAT from Candidatus Paceibacterota bacterium harbors:
- a CDS encoding TatD family hydrolase, translating into MEFEYIDAHGHLNDKAFDGDREQQKAELLELNIATIVIGTDVVMNEKAIALANPEEGRYAVIGQHPSDGHPEIFDNDRYRAWAKLPEVVAIGECGLDYFWPQAGDWSGDEKKEKFRQYHLFAEQIDIARAVDKPLMIHGRPTKGTMDAYEDIIAQLKEASRAPGPEIRGNAHFFAGDIAIAKEFLDLGFTCSFTGVLTFSSDYDEVVRYMPKESILAETDAPYVAPKPYRGKRNESKYVREVYAAIARIRGEDPEVMRRQINMNAKKFFAI